The following are encoded together in the Bradyrhizobium genosp. L genome:
- a CDS encoding alpha-hydroxy acid oxidase: MHDRTAPSPPPATVTRATSAVPRRLQRYLTLDDFEPQARRILPKFLYGYISGGAETDAARADNRKAFEEYGFVPRVLQDVSGRDQTTTLFGKSYASPFGIPPMGSSALCAYRGDIVLTRAAAAANIPMILSASSLITLEDVRANNPDAWYQAYLAGVDERIEPLVDRVAAAGYDTFVVTADVPVPPNRENNIRNGFQVPLSITPRVFWDTISHPDWLLNTWARTVFNHGMPHFENMDAKQGPPVLSKNLMRNIGNRDQLAWKHVALIRKRWPGKLVVKGLISPEDARLAREHGCDGVLVSNHGGRQLDYTFSGLRTLPEIAAQKGNMTVMVDGGIRRGTDVIKALALGADFVWVGRPFLYAAVAAGEAGVTRAISLLQAEIDRDLALSGIRSLKEITPELVRKF; this comes from the coding sequence TCACGCTCGACGATTTCGAGCCGCAGGCGCGGCGGATCCTGCCCAAATTCCTCTATGGCTACATCTCCGGCGGCGCCGAGACCGATGCGGCGCGCGCCGACAATCGCAAGGCGTTCGAGGAATACGGCTTCGTGCCGCGCGTCCTGCAGGACGTCTCCGGCCGCGACCAGACCACGACGCTGTTCGGCAAGAGCTATGCCTCGCCGTTCGGCATTCCGCCGATGGGCTCGTCGGCGCTGTGCGCCTATCGCGGCGACATCGTGCTGACGCGCGCGGCCGCCGCGGCCAACATCCCGATGATCCTGTCGGCCTCCTCGCTGATCACGCTGGAAGACGTCCGCGCCAACAATCCGGACGCCTGGTACCAGGCCTATCTGGCCGGCGTCGACGAGCGCATCGAACCGCTGGTCGACCGCGTCGCGGCCGCCGGTTACGACACCTTCGTCGTCACCGCCGACGTGCCGGTGCCGCCGAACCGCGAGAACAACATCCGCAACGGCTTTCAGGTGCCGTTGTCGATCACGCCGCGGGTGTTCTGGGACACCATCAGCCATCCCGACTGGCTGCTCAACACCTGGGCCCGCACCGTGTTCAACCACGGCATGCCGCATTTCGAGAACATGGATGCCAAGCAGGGCCCGCCGGTGCTGTCGAAGAACCTGATGCGCAACATCGGCAACCGCGACCAGCTCGCCTGGAAGCATGTCGCGCTGATCCGCAAGCGCTGGCCCGGCAAGCTCGTGGTCAAGGGCCTGATCTCGCCGGAAGACGCGCGGCTCGCCCGCGAGCATGGCTGCGACGGCGTGCTGGTCTCCAACCATGGCGGCCGCCAGCTCGATTACACCTTCTCCGGCCTGCGCACGCTGCCGGAGATCGCGGCGCAAAAGGGCAACATGACCGTGATGGTGGACGGCGGCATCCGCCGCGGCACCGACGTGATCAAGGCGCTGGCGCTCGGCGCCGACTTCGTCTGGGTCGGCCGCCCGTTCCTCTATGCCGCGGTTGCCGCGGGCGAGGCCGGCGTAACGCGTGCGATCTCGCTGCTGCAGGCCGAGATCGACCGCGACCTCGCGCTATCAGGCATCCGCAGCCTGAAGGAGATCACGCCGGAGCTGGTGCGGAAGTTTTGA